A genome region from Triticum aestivum cultivar Chinese Spring chromosome 2B, IWGSC CS RefSeq v2.1, whole genome shotgun sequence includes the following:
- the LOC123040683 gene encoding flowering-promoting factor 1-like protein 5, whose translation MAAGGVWVFKNGVMELEQEATSRKSLVYVPANETMRSLEALERRLGSLGWERYYEDRAIVQLHKRGGVDLISLPRDFSRLRSTHMYDVVVKNRDHFKVVDL comes from the coding sequence atggCGGCGGGGGGCGTGTGGGTGTTCAAGAATGGGGTGATGGAGCTGGAGCAGGAGGCCACGAGCAGGAAGTCGCTGGTGTACGTGCCGGCGAACGAGACGATGCGGTCGCTGGAGGCGCTGGAGCGGCGGCTGGGGTCGCTGGGGTGGGAGCGCTACTACGAGGACCGCGCCATCGTGCAGCTCCACAAGCGCGGCGGCGTCGACCTCATCTCCCTTCCCAGGGACTTCTCTAGGCTCCGCTCCACCCACATGTACGACGTCGTCGTCAAGAACCGCGACCACTTCAAGGTCGTCGACCTCTAG